A stretch of Cryptosporangium aurantiacum DNA encodes these proteins:
- a CDS encoding mycofactocin-coupled SDR family oxidoreductase, whose translation MGRLDGKVAFITGVARGQGRSHAVRLASEGADIIGIDICEDIPANGYPMATRDELDETVKLVEAQDRRIIASVADVRDYAQVSAALDAGVAEFGHLDIVSANAGIAPTSFGMIPIEEELAQWTAVVDVNLTGTFHTVRAALPHLIQGGRGGAIILTSSSAGLVGFGGLQGGGLGYGAAKHGVVGLMRSLANSLAEYNIRVNTVHPTAVRTMMAVNPEMTAFLQANPQAGAHLQNPMPVDMLEPEEISAAIAFLASDDAKHITGVTLPVDAGFVNKV comes from the coding sequence ATGGGCCGTCTCGATGGCAAGGTTGCGTTTATCACCGGAGTCGCGCGGGGGCAGGGCCGAAGCCATGCCGTGCGGTTGGCGAGCGAAGGCGCCGACATCATCGGGATCGACATCTGCGAGGACATCCCCGCCAACGGGTACCCGATGGCCACCAGGGACGAGCTCGACGAGACGGTGAAGCTGGTCGAGGCGCAGGATCGCCGGATCATCGCTTCGGTCGCGGACGTCCGGGACTACGCACAGGTGAGCGCGGCCCTCGATGCCGGTGTCGCCGAGTTCGGGCACCTGGACATCGTGAGCGCGAACGCCGGAATCGCTCCGACCTCGTTCGGCATGATTCCGATCGAGGAAGAACTCGCGCAGTGGACCGCGGTGGTCGACGTCAACCTGACCGGGACGTTCCACACGGTTCGGGCCGCGTTGCCGCACCTCATCCAGGGTGGACGTGGTGGGGCGATCATCCTCACCAGCTCCTCGGCCGGCCTGGTGGGCTTCGGCGGCCTGCAGGGCGGTGGGCTCGGTTACGGCGCCGCGAAGCATGGCGTCGTCGGGTTGATGCGTAGCCTGGCCAACAGCCTGGCCGAGTACAACATCCGGGTCAACACGGTGCACCCGACCGCGGTGCGCACGATGATGGCGGTCAATCCGGAGATGACCGCGTTCCTGCAGGCGAACCCGCAGGCCGGTGCGCACCTGCAGAACCCGATGCCGGTCGACATGCTCGAGCCCGAGGAGATCAGCGCGGCGATCGCGTTCCTCGCCTCCGACGACGCGAAGCACATCACCGGCGTGACGCTTCCGGTCGACGCCGGCTTCGTCAACAAGGTCTGA
- a CDS encoding TetR family transcriptional regulator: MSDGYEAVQLREVARRGQTSLRTIYRRFPTRDALIVAALEWWMKAHRYAGLNAEALRPEPGDSLHASLMRLYRALFEPWERHPRMLEAYHRARIGPGGDRLIAQGMAAVVPVAEPLTAHTDPDFRRDLGNLLDNLVYALMGRFADGEIEITEFLPTIDRALYWMTTGYEASLSRDASADQAR; encoded by the coding sequence ATGTCCGACGGTTACGAGGCCGTGCAGCTCCGGGAGGTCGCGCGCCGGGGCCAGACGTCGTTGCGCACGATCTACCGGCGATTTCCCACGCGGGACGCGTTGATCGTCGCCGCACTCGAATGGTGGATGAAGGCACACCGCTACGCCGGGCTGAACGCAGAGGCGCTGCGGCCGGAGCCCGGCGACTCACTCCACGCCAGCCTCATGCGCCTGTACCGAGCGCTCTTCGAACCGTGGGAGCGCCACCCCCGCATGCTCGAGGCTTACCACCGTGCTCGCATCGGGCCCGGGGGCGACCGCTTGATCGCCCAGGGGATGGCTGCGGTGGTGCCGGTCGCCGAACCGCTCACCGCCCACACCGATCCGGACTTCCGGCGCGACCTGGGCAACCTGCTCGACAACCTCGTGTACGCGCTCATGGGGCGGTTCGCCGACGGCGAGATCGAAATCACCGAGTTCCTGCCGACGATCGACCGTGCGCTGTACTGGATGACGACCGGCTACGAGGCGTCGCTGAGCCGGGACGCCTCAGCCGACCAGGCTCGGTGA
- a CDS encoding MFS transporter produces the protein MAVPDTAGALVAEPPNGALPPGAAAGPAPERRASRQFLWLSLIASFGAQLAYVTPVVLSLAIRVEDLTPGREQNLGYLTGIGAVVALLAGPVYGQLSDRTRSRFGRRRPWILGAALAGMPALLVMAFAPNVLVLGVGWVLAMATWGQVGVLIGMSHADWLGESQRGKVSGIAGFLAALGPIVGSVLAGAVSRNDLLLFLIPGLLGLVLTIPFVLFFNDTDSRNQVTDTPLSLRALVSSYRFSFTRERDFSINWFVRFFFTAGIYLATTFTSFYVAQLLGVPVADAGSTLAISGGVGVLAMIVGALGGGWLSDRVGRRKPVLLAAAAFFLAGMILVVLADGLPLFYAGMALMNLGIGVFGSADTALMLDVLPDREGAGRYVGMTQVALQLAHAGAPLIAPVFLAIGSGADKNYDALYLAAGLFAVLGALLALPIRSAR, from the coding sequence ATGGCCGTTCCGGACACCGCCGGGGCCCTCGTAGCCGAGCCGCCGAACGGAGCGCTGCCTCCGGGAGCAGCAGCTGGCCCGGCGCCCGAACGCCGAGCGTCGCGGCAGTTCCTCTGGTTGAGCCTGATCGCCTCGTTCGGAGCGCAGCTCGCCTACGTCACCCCGGTGGTGCTCTCACTGGCGATCCGCGTCGAGGACCTGACGCCCGGACGGGAGCAGAACCTGGGCTACCTGACCGGCATCGGCGCGGTGGTGGCTCTCCTGGCCGGCCCGGTGTACGGACAGCTCAGCGACCGCACCCGGAGCCGCTTCGGCCGCCGCCGTCCCTGGATCCTCGGCGCGGCGCTCGCCGGCATGCCGGCCTTGCTGGTCATGGCGTTCGCGCCGAACGTCCTCGTGCTGGGCGTCGGCTGGGTCCTGGCGATGGCGACCTGGGGCCAGGTCGGTGTGCTGATCGGGATGAGCCACGCGGATTGGCTGGGGGAGAGCCAGCGCGGCAAGGTGTCCGGCATCGCCGGCTTCCTCGCGGCGCTGGGCCCGATCGTCGGGTCGGTGCTGGCGGGCGCGGTGAGCCGCAACGACCTGCTGCTGTTCCTCATCCCCGGTCTGCTCGGGCTGGTCCTGACCATTCCGTTCGTTCTCTTCTTCAACGACACCGACAGCCGCAACCAGGTCACGGATACGCCCCTGTCGCTGCGGGCGCTCGTGTCCAGCTACCGCTTCAGCTTCACACGCGAACGCGACTTCTCGATCAACTGGTTCGTACGGTTCTTCTTCACCGCGGGGATCTACCTCGCCACCACGTTCACCTCGTTCTACGTCGCGCAACTTCTCGGGGTTCCGGTCGCCGACGCGGGCAGCACGCTCGCGATCTCGGGTGGCGTCGGGGTGCTGGCGATGATCGTCGGCGCGCTGGGCGGTGGCTGGCTGAGCGACCGGGTAGGCCGGCGCAAGCCCGTCCTGCTCGCCGCAGCGGCCTTCTTCCTCGCCGGGATGATCCTCGTTGTGCTCGCGGACGGCCTACCACTGTTCTACGCGGGCATGGCGCTGATGAACCTCGGCATCGGGGTGTTTGGTTCGGCCGACACGGCCCTGATGCTCGACGTTCTGCCCGACCGCGAGGGCGCCGGGCGGTACGTCGGCATGACCCAGGTCGCCCTGCAACTCGCGCACGCCGGGGCGCCGCTGATCGCACCGGTCTTCCTGGCGATCGGCTCCGGAGCCGATAAGAACTACGACGCGCTCTACCTCGCCGCGGGTCTGTTCGCCGTACTCGGCGCTCTCCTCGCGCTGCCGATCCGGTCGGCCCGGTGA
- a CDS encoding ATP-binding cassette domain-containing protein: MSAPLLEIDALRVTYPGRGFRARPREVLHGVSLTIAPGECLGVVGESGSGKTTIGRAVLGLVRPSGGRITFDGEDITRASAPQRRRLARHLQVVFQDPYTSLNPSMLIGDILSEPLIAQGMEARQARARVATLLDQVGLPANASERLPREFSGGQRQRVAIARALAPEPTLIVCDEPVSALDLSTQARVLDLLIDVQRRTGVAYLFVSHDLAVVRHVSHRVAVVYRGDLVETGDADTVTARPEHPYTQRLLLAAPVADPEQQAARRAERQRAAATATGGN; this comes from the coding sequence ATGAGCGCGCCGCTGCTGGAGATCGACGCCCTGCGCGTGACGTACCCCGGACGGGGCTTCCGCGCCCGGCCGCGCGAGGTGCTCCACGGTGTCTCGCTGACGATCGCCCCGGGCGAGTGCCTGGGGGTGGTCGGCGAGTCGGGGTCGGGTAAGACGACGATCGGCCGGGCCGTACTCGGGCTCGTGCGCCCGAGCGGGGGGCGCATCACCTTCGATGGCGAGGACATCACGCGTGCGTCCGCGCCGCAGCGGCGGCGCCTCGCCCGGCATCTCCAAGTGGTGTTCCAGGACCCGTACACCTCGCTCAACCCGTCGATGCTGATCGGGGACATCCTGAGCGAGCCGCTGATCGCGCAGGGCATGGAGGCGAGACAGGCGCGGGCGCGGGTCGCCACGCTGCTCGACCAGGTAGGGCTACCCGCCAACGCCTCCGAGCGGCTACCGCGGGAATTCAGCGGCGGCCAGCGGCAGCGGGTCGCGATCGCGCGGGCGCTCGCACCGGAGCCGACGCTGATCGTCTGCGACGAGCCGGTCTCCGCCCTGGACCTCTCGACCCAGGCGCGGGTGTTGGACCTGCTCATCGACGTCCAGCGCCGCACCGGGGTCGCCTACCTGTTCGTCTCTCACGATCTGGCGGTCGTGCGGCACGTCAGCCACCGGGTCGCGGTGGTCTACCGCGGCGACCTGGTGGAGACCGGCGACGCCGACACGGTCACCGCACGTCCGGAGCACCCCTACACGCAGCGACTACTGCTCGCGGCGCCGGTCGCCGACCCGGAACAGCAGGCGGCGCGGCGCGCAGAACGGCAGCGCGCTGCGGCAACGGCAACCGGTGGCAACTGA